One Fusarium falciforme chromosome 1, complete sequence genomic window carries:
- a CDS encoding HET domain-containing protein, whose translation MSERYQYDYLAPGWIRVLHLVSVEPEVTFHLEKVSLDSNPTYNALSYTWGYPVFSRRLFIGDAFLDVTPSLHDCLQHLGGYVGTRIWIDALCINQVDNEEKSHQVQGMARVYRQAAQVLIWLGTSADGSDEAMRGISAYGKEASEAGILNFKPEHFAAWPDVGEEEELVRTRDKLLELMKQAADAEGDDSRVEDRLPRVAFAKLTHRSYFTRVWVRQEITLARNAAVICGKYMTTVEHCHALVLFYGLLIPWEILEWQAGRMTRFPGPFSLEELMAAPSPRELQITAVASDAIGSALSGRRRYRSRGPEPLHRLLQQSYVGWSRDIPQCKDPRDKIWGLAGLVSDLDELGLEVNYRNRVEEVYEATARALLRQGRVDMLKWCRSEQLNSPSWVPDWARPIQSPWSDDAATTLFKATGEKSQPSSQDDMVPGSISLQGVLVDTISEVGSVWRAGSDKDFDHGACETMMKELIPFLEKSRYPEDKKMDALWRIPIGDKELPESSPYWIRATERSEKQFLALVSSEASSESTYSYQTCMGYNPMARPVASEQGFVGLGTSDAQPGDVIVLLLGGSTPFILRPRTDMQEGYLLLGEAYIYGCMDGELVEKIDYISTFDLW comes from the coding sequence ATGTCTGAACGGTATCAATATGACTACCTCGCGCCAGGCTGGATTCGCGTACTTCACCTGGTCTCGGTGGAACCAGAGGTGACTTTCCATCTTGAAAAAGTCTCCCTCGACTCCAACCCAACCTACAACGCCCTCTCCTACACGTGGGGCTACCCCGTCTTCTCGAGACGCCTCTTCATTGGAGATGCGTTCCTTGACGTGACGCCAAGCCTCCACGACTGCCTGCAGCATCTAGGTGGATACGTCGGCACCAGGATCTGGATCGACGCCCTGTGCATCAACCAGGTTGATAACGAGGAAAAGTCGCACCAGGTGCAGGGCATGGCGCGCGTCTATCGCCAGGCTGCGCAAGTCCTCATCTGGCTCGGCACGAGCGCCGACGGCAGTGATGAGGCGATGAGGGGGATTTCCGCTTATGGAAAGGAAGCCTCAGAGGCAGGTATTCTCAACTTTAAGCCTGAGCATTTTGCTGCGTGGCCCGACgttggggaagaagaggagcttGTCAGGACAAGAGACAAGTTGCTAGAGCTCATGAAGCAGGCAGCTGATGCCGAGGGCGACGATAGTCGAGTAGAGGATCGTCTGCCGAGGGTTGCCTTTGCAAAGCTTACACACAGGTCCTACTTTACTCGAGTCTGGGTTAGGCAAGAGATCACCCTGGCGCGAAACGCCGCTGTAATATGTGGCAAATACATGACCACCGTCGAGCACTGCCATGCTCTCGTCCTCTTCTACGGCTTGCTCATCCCCTGGGAGATTCTCGAGTGGCAGGCCGGCAGAATGACACGCTTCCCAGGTCCCTTCTCGCTAGAGGAGCTCATGGCTGCGCCGTCTCCGCGGGAGCTCCAGATAACCGCCGTCGCCAGCGATGCCATCGGTTCTGCCCTctcggggaggaggagatatCGAAGCAGAGGGCCGGAACCACTGCACCGGCTCCTGCAGCAGTCATATGTAGGCTGGTCGAGGGATATCCCGCAGTGCAAGGATCCGCGTGACAAGATCTGGGGGTTGGCGGGCCTTGTCAGTGACCTGGACGAGCTGGGACTCGAGGTGAATTACAGGAACAGGGTGGAAGAGGTCTACGAGGCTACGGCGAGGGCGCTGCTACGCCAGGGCCGCGTCGACATGCTGAAGTGGTGTCGCTCCGAACAGCTCAACTCGCCTTCCTGGGTTCCAGACTGGGCGAGGCCCATCCAGAGTCCGTGGAGCGATGATGCCGCGACGACTCTGTTCAAGGCTACTGGGGAGAAAAGCCAGCCAAGCTCCCAGGATGATATGGTCCCTGGATCTATATCTCTTCAAGGCGTTCTCGTGGATACCATTTCGGAAGTTGGCTCGGTCTGGAGAGCTGGTTCCGACAAGGATTTTGATCACGGCGCTTGCGAGACAATGATGAAAGAGCTCATCCCCTTTTTGGAAAAGTCACGATACCcagaggacaagaagatggaCGCGCTGTGGCGCATACCCATCGGAGATAAAGAGCTTCCCGAGTCGAGCCCATACTGGATCCGGGCGACGGAGCGCTCGGAGAAGCAGTTCCTTGCTTTGGTGTCTAGTGAAGCGAGCAGTGAGTCGACCTACTCATATCAGACCTGCATGGGATACAACCCCATGGCGAGGCCGGTTGCTTCCGAGCAGGGCTTTGTTGGGCTGGGCACGAGTGACGCACAGCCTGGGGACGTGATTGTGTTGTTGTTAGGGGGCAGCACGCCTTTTATTCTCAGACCGCGGACCGATATGCAAGAGGGATACTTGCTGCTTGGGGAGGCATATATCTATGGGTGTATGGATGGGGAGCTTGTCGAGAAGATAGATTATATCTCCACGTTTGATTTGTGGTAG